Within the Impatiens glandulifera unplaced genomic scaffold, dImpGla2.1, whole genome shotgun sequence genome, the region gctagcacacgtctacccacgatcaactagttgtacactactcctgctccactttcctgtgaagatcagtacgacagccagttgcaaccaattgattaatgccacgtaagaaaatattcttcccactacttgtttttgcaggaatatccttcaataatatttggtgcactaccagattggtacggccacgatcttagtgctcagagtctgctatgtactatggaggcgttccgatggaagctcgccacgtgtcattatgaagatatgaccgttggtacctgctcctatttaaagatcctcaaggacaacggaagaattatcgatctatcgatactcagattattctatcttaaGCATACAAATTGAGTGAGctgctttctttctttttacAGAGTGTTCAATCAaaaagagttagaatcaaagcattgtattagctgagtgatattcttcatattgtaagttgaacaaagtctgatctgttcaatagagagctagtcgtgcgattgtatttgattcgttgaaagtttagtgaatccttccggtagttggaagaagaggtgacgtaggagagttaactccgaacatccataaacaaactactatGTTGTTTCTTTCTaacatcttttcattcttgattcttagcttcaaactcaagcaaacatttccgcacttgaatcattcaagagtttgcaagagtttgtgcagaatagaaagtgatttaaatttttaacaggatttctatcaaatcgtttgtcCTAAGTCGTTATCAAtcgtcagacccccgtctctattgataacgCCAATCCTATCATGTTGGGACATATTCAAGGCGAATGTGCTTCTAACTAACATGCTCCCGGATAAAATGGtgtctgatttcaatatgcttggtCCGAGAGTACAGCACCGGGTTGTATGTTATCACAATAGCACTgatgttgtcgcagaaaatcgGAGATTTTTCTCCCTCAATGTCGTAGTCCCTCAACTGTTGTTGAACCCATAAGAGCTAAGAGCAGCAGCTTCCTGTAGCAAGGTACTTGGTTTCAGCTATAGACGTGGGGATAGACGTCTGTTTCTTGCTGAACTAAGAGATCAGGCGGTCActaaggaactggcaagttccactagtGTTTTtcctatcaattttgcaccctgcataatttGCATCTGAATAACTAGTTAGATTGAAATTGGAATCATTCGGaaaccacagtcccacattttgagtcccctttagatatttcaaaattcgcTTAGCACcaacataatgagattgtttaggattagcctgaaatctttcGTAGATGCTGACAGCAAACATGATATCTGGCCGGCTGACAGTAAGATAGAGAAGAGATCCAATGATCCCTCTATTGGCAGTAATGTCCACACTTTGTCCATCTTCATTCTTGTCGAGCTTGctggaggagctcattggagtagctgcagcCGAGCAGctttccattccaaacttctttaacagcTCCCTAGTGTATTTGGCTTAGTTGATGAATGTACCTTCTTCAAGTTCACGAACTTGAAGATCGagaaagaaagttaattctcccatcatactcatctcgaaTTTGTCCTGCATTaacttggcaaatttctcacatagtttggggttagttgacccaaatatgatatcatccacatagacttgaacaagtaaaatatgtgAATCTTTAACCATTTGAACAAAGTTTTGTGTacagttccaataacaaagtcatgatcaaataagaatttagttaaagtatcataccaagctctatgtgcttgtttaagaccatataagTCTTTGTCAAGttttaaaacatgatttggcaatGAATGATCTAGAAATCCatgtggttgttcaacatatacatcCTCATTTAAGgttccatttaaaaatgaacttttcacttccatttgaaaaactttaaaatttttaaaatatgcatAAGCTAAGAAGATTCTAATTACATCAAGTCTAACCACATGTtcgaatgactcctcaaagtcaattcctt harbors:
- the LOC124918163 gene encoding uncharacterized mitochondrial protein AtMg00810-like, which encodes MESCSAAATPMSSSSKLDKNEDGQSVDITANRGIIGSLLYLTVSRPDIMFAVSIYERFQANPKQSHYVGAKRILKYLKGTQNVGLWFPNDSNFNLTSYSDANYAGCKIDRKNTSGTCQFLSDRLIS